A genomic window from Litoreibacter janthinus includes:
- a CDS encoding thermostable hemolysin, translating to MQIEFLEAKDPGYVRVQSHIREVYGTVYGAVVSDFAPLLVSAKRPDGQILCAAGIRTAKDGFFSDRYLQTDLSTALLTTVGLETPEAQIMEVVSLASLTPFPVLPLLDTMIRWGRLHGMTCGVFTATKPLRRLLKRTGLSYIELAEAEASKLENSDTWGSYYETDPRVCAFSEMLCSPVTLSPRERAVSLQFEAS from the coding sequence ATGCAGATTGAGTTCCTAGAGGCAAAGGACCCGGGCTATGTGCGGGTGCAGTCTCATATCCGAGAGGTCTACGGGACTGTTTACGGCGCAGTGGTATCAGACTTCGCACCGCTTCTTGTGTCGGCAAAGCGCCCGGATGGACAAATCCTTTGCGCGGCTGGAATTAGAACCGCGAAAGATGGGTTCTTTTCGGACCGCTATCTTCAAACAGACTTGAGCACCGCTCTTTTGACGACTGTCGGACTTGAAACGCCAGAGGCGCAGATCATGGAAGTCGTCTCTCTTGCCTCCCTTACCCCTTTTCCAGTTTTGCCTTTGCTTGATACGATGATCCGTTGGGGGCGCCTTCACGGCATGACATGTGGCGTCTTCACCGCGACGAAACCACTGCGACGGCTGCTGAAACGGACCGGGCTTTCATATATAGAACTGGCGGAAGCAGAAGCGTCGAAGCTGGAAAATTCTGACACTTGGGGGAGTTATTATGAAACCGACCCCCGCGTCTGCGCTTTTAGCGAAATGCTGTGTTCCCCCGTCACGCTATCCCCTCGGGAGCGCGCAGTTTCACTTCAGTTTGAGGCGTCCTGA
- a CDS encoding AMP-binding protein produces MKQVFEALAKHKRTRPDDIAFSDDQGDLTWAELSARVENLASQLGQPCEVVAIGLAGGIDYVVADLAASLAGKRQIPLPFFFSTAQNAHILFDAKVDTVITKDPDLFAQLPHLTLIDPASRVPSETSIRDYSGGSQRVIYTSGSSGTPKGVVLGDRQIAASIEALSRLVAASPNDHHLSVLPLAQLLEQICGVFLPIVAGARTSFRFEATKALFGAPIGPLVAAFEEVAPTTSLVAPALLARWAGALKAHGSQAPSSLRFVAVGGASTAPALIQEAQSAGIPVHEGYGLSECCAVVAMNRPGDNYPGTVGPVLDGLDVRIVQGEIVVQGPTVMAGYLNAPDAPERWHTGDLGHFAGDRLVIDGRKDALLITGAGRNVSPEWVEQRLNADPRVVSSALGLRKPDGALILILVTTAIITPSEVERALADLPQYARPAGLILTDPSEPDLLFPVRTPNRKVAAQVINSRTAIPLSFEPESMAS; encoded by the coding sequence ATGAAACAGGTTTTCGAAGCGCTTGCTAAACACAAGCGAACCCGACCCGATGACATCGCTTTCTCGGATGATCAAGGTGACCTTACTTGGGCGGAATTATCGGCTCGTGTGGAAAATTTGGCCTCGCAACTGGGTCAACCATGCGAAGTGGTCGCGATCGGTCTTGCGGGCGGGATCGACTATGTCGTGGCGGACCTTGCGGCGAGCTTGGCAGGCAAGCGCCAGATTCCCCTGCCTTTCTTTTTCAGCACGGCACAGAACGCGCATATTCTGTTCGACGCAAAGGTCGATACAGTCATAACCAAAGATCCAGATCTTTTTGCGCAACTGCCGCACCTGACACTCATTGACCCGGCATCGCGTGTGCCATCAGAAACTTCGATCCGCGACTATAGTGGTGGTTCTCAGCGTGTGATCTATACATCCGGCTCTTCAGGAACGCCGAAGGGCGTCGTGTTAGGGGATCGTCAAATCGCGGCCTCCATCGAGGCGCTCAGCCGTCTGGTCGCCGCTAGCCCGAATGACCACCATCTATCGGTCCTTCCTTTGGCTCAACTGTTGGAGCAGATTTGCGGTGTTTTCCTGCCGATTGTCGCCGGGGCCCGCACATCATTCCGGTTTGAAGCCACCAAAGCACTGTTTGGGGCACCCATCGGCCCATTGGTCGCCGCATTTGAAGAGGTCGCCCCGACAACAAGTCTCGTTGCACCTGCCCTTTTGGCGCGTTGGGCTGGTGCGCTGAAAGCTCATGGCAGCCAAGCACCATCGAGTTTACGCTTCGTTGCTGTGGGCGGCGCATCTACGGCACCTGCCCTGATCCAAGAGGCACAAAGTGCAGGCATTCCGGTGCACGAAGGCTACGGCTTGTCGGAATGCTGTGCCGTGGTCGCGATGAACCGGCCCGGAGACAATTACCCGGGAACCGTCGGCCCTGTCTTGGATGGGCTGGACGTCCGTATTGTTCAGGGAGAGATCGTCGTTCAAGGCCCTACGGTCATGGCTGGCTACCTGAACGCGCCAGACGCGCCAGAGCGATGGCATACTGGTGATCTGGGGCATTTCGCAGGTGATCGATTGGTGATTGACGGACGCAAAGACGCGCTGCTGATCACCGGCGCGGGCCGTAATGTCTCTCCGGAATGGGTAGAGCAACGCCTCAATGCTGACCCGCGCGTCGTAAGCTCTGCACTTGGACTGCGCAAACCAGATGGGGCGTTGATCCTGATCCTTGTGACCACCGCAATCATCACTCCGAGCGAGGTCGAAAGAGCTTTGGCCGATCTTCCCCAATATGCCCGCCCAGCGGGTCTGATCCTGACCGACCCGAGCGAGCCTGATTTGCTGTTCCCCGTCAGAACACCAAACCGGAAAGTGGCTGCCCAAGTCATTAACTCACGTACAGCGATCCCCCTGAGCTTCGAGCCAGAAAGCATGGCCTCATGA